The proteins below come from a single Aegilops tauschii subsp. strangulata cultivar AL8/78 chromosome 6, Aet v6.0, whole genome shotgun sequence genomic window:
- the LOC109758624 gene encoding uncharacterized protein produces the protein MPPCRRGTSGYRGVRKRPSGAYYAEIRSGDVRLGLGTFETAHEAARAYDAAAWRLERPPSQMNFHDIYTREQAQAIAPPPRLITDLDRAEHRRQQRRLLITEQDERAMAEWRRRHPEDVANERAFWAERTARRHAERADGRRRKALGISQCDIIETGGKSIFTSDDEHWDDIWISTSDNTTEGDDEDDSE, from the coding sequence atgccgccgtgCCGCCGAGGAACTTCGGGCTACCGCGGCGTCCGCAAGCGCCCCTCCGGCGCGTACTACGCCGAGATCCGGTCCGGTGACGTCCGGCTCGGCCTCGGCACGTTTGAGACAGCgcacgaggccgcccgcgcgtacgacgcggcggcgtggcgcctagAGAGGCCTCCGTCGCAGATGAACTTCCACGACATCTACACGCGCGAGCAGGCACAGGCCATcgcccctcctcctcgtcttATCACGGACCTGGATCGTGCCGAGCACCGTCGGCAGCAGCGTCGCCTCCTCATCACCGAGCAGGACGAGCGAGCCATGGCGGAATGGCGCCGGCGCCACCCGGAGGACGTTGCCAACGAGCGCGCCTTCTGGGCGGAGAGGACGGCAAGGCGCCACGCGGAGCGGGCGGACGGGCGTCGGCGGAAGGCACTAGGCATATCGCAGTGCGATATCATTGAAACAGGTGGGAAGTCGATCTTCACGTCAGACGATGAACATTGGGACGACATATGGATCTCTACCTCGGACAACACCACCGAGGgtgatgatgaggatgactcGGAGTAG